A window from Cyanobacteria bacterium FACHB-DQ100 encodes these proteins:
- a CDS encoding biopolymer transporter ExbD: protein MRFKNQHKGSQMPEVNLVPMMDVIMTILTFFIIVSMTLTNFQSVDATLPSSEKGANKEAPADPLVIGVTRTGQVEINQGTVTETQMAEQVVSYFQKNPKGTIVLKADKSLSYEQVVKTLGVLRDVGGDRVSLAIE from the coding sequence ATGAGATTCAAGAATCAGCACAAAGGATCGCAAATGCCAGAAGTCAATCTCGTGCCGATGATGGACGTGATTATGACGATTCTGACGTTTTTTATTATCGTGTCGATGACGTTGACGAATTTTCAATCGGTAGATGCAACGCTACCGAGTTCGGAAAAAGGCGCGAACAAAGAAGCACCTGCTGATCCGTTAGTGATTGGAGTAACGAGAACAGGTCAAGTCGAAATCAATCAAGGTACAGTGACAGAAACGCAAATGGCTGAACAAGTCGTTTCGTACTTTCAAAAGAATCCGAAAGGAACGATCGTTTTGAAAGCCGATAAATCTTTGTCGTATGAACAGGTTGTGAAAACGTTGGGAGTGCTGCGGGATGTTGGAGGCGATCGCGTTTCGTTAGCGATCGAGTAA
- a CDS encoding MotA/TolQ/ExbB proton channel family protein, with the protein MSNLYEVLAKGGPIMIPLVGLSVATFACAFERSTFWIPLLRTEAKLAHDVLEAAKYSLVDARTIAERSESPIGRFLLAPLKLNQPTPETFRLALETAGDEEFAKMRKGDKLLESTIAIAPLLGLLGTVTGLMITFANLNVGGGAASAESTTKAAAGIGEALTTTAGGMVVAIIALCIFRVSVTLQAKQIDYFSKVGSELELIYRQYWYEPAMNELARVEMAGRSQQTDSTGLPV; encoded by the coding sequence ATGTCTAATCTCTACGAAGTTCTTGCAAAAGGCGGGCCGATCATGATCCCGCTCGTCGGCTTGTCTGTTGCAACGTTTGCTTGTGCGTTTGAACGATCGACGTTTTGGATTCCTTTACTGCGGACTGAGGCGAAGCTTGCCCACGATGTTCTAGAAGCCGCGAAATATAGCTTAGTTGACGCACGAACGATCGCAGAACGGTCTGAGTCGCCGATCGGACGCTTTTTGCTGGCTCCGCTCAAGCTGAATCAACCAACTCCCGAAACTTTTCGCCTCGCCCTCGAAACCGCAGGCGATGAAGAGTTTGCCAAAATGCGAAAAGGCGATAAATTGCTTGAGAGTACGATCGCGATCGCGCCACTGCTCGGACTGTTGGGAACCGTGACCGGTCTGATGATTACCTTTGCCAACTTAAATGTAGGCGGTGGGGCTGCTTCTGCCGAATCCACCACAAAAGCCGCCGCCGGAATCGGAGAAGCCTTAACGACTACGGCGGGCGGTATGGTCGTGGCAATCATCGCGCTCTGTATCTTCCGAGTCTCGGTGACGCTGCAAGCCAAACAAATCGACTATTTTTCTAAGGTTGGCAGCGAGTTGGAATTGATTTATCGTCAATATTGGTACGAACCTGCGATGAATGAGCTTGCGCGAGTAGAAATGGCGGGGCGTTCTCAGCAGACCGATTCGACTGGACTCCCAGTTTAA
- the cobJ gene encoding precorrin-3B C(17)-methyltransferase, translated as MAALTSSTIAVIVLSQASIPIARQIVNTFPNATLYGLEHRTHGADRAFTQFGETVRELFSQGTAIVGICAAGILIRTVAPLLNNKWQEPPVLAIAEDGSAVVPLLGGLQGVNDLARQIAAIFEVAPAITTSGDIRFRTALLAPPKEYRLLNPDDAKTFLADLLAGATVKIEGDAPWLVESQLPIAPDARLTIKITEQGDGSAEPKGSAGRADCLVYQRTSIKRLAIVGTGPGSAEWMSPQVKEVLRSATDWIGYQTYLNLVEPLRTAQRLHVFDNREELERAALALDLAAEGRSVVMVSSGDPGIYAMAAAVFEVLERDQKPDWSAIDLQVCPGISAMQAAAAQVGAPLGHDFCAISLSDILKPWETIADRIAAAAQADFAIAFYNPVSKTRTWQLEKAKALLLNSRSPDTPIVLARNLGRPGQQTQVKKLGDLAIDDADMRTVILIGSSKTRVIDRADGGVWVYTPRRYD; from the coding sequence ATGGCAGCCTTAACTTCTTCTACGATCGCAGTAATTGTCTTGAGTCAAGCCAGTATTCCGATCGCTCGTCAGATTGTGAATACTTTCCCGAATGCAACTTTGTACGGCTTAGAACATCGGACTCATGGAGCCGATCGCGCCTTTACTCAGTTCGGGGAAACCGTGCGCGAATTGTTCAGTCAAGGGACTGCGATCGTGGGAATTTGTGCTGCGGGAATCTTGATTCGCACCGTTGCACCTCTGTTAAACAATAAATGGCAAGAACCACCTGTGCTTGCGATCGCAGAAGATGGTAGCGCAGTGGTTCCCTTACTGGGTGGCTTGCAGGGCGTGAATGATCTAGCGCGTCAAATTGCTGCAATTTTTGAAGTTGCGCCCGCAATCACCACGAGCGGAGACATTCGATTTCGCACGGCATTGCTCGCTCCACCCAAGGAATATCGCTTGCTCAATCCTGATGATGCAAAAACTTTTCTAGCGGATTTACTCGCAGGAGCGACCGTTAAGATTGAGGGCGATGCGCCTTGGCTGGTGGAGAGTCAGCTACCGATCGCGCCTGATGCCCGATTAACCATCAAAATTACAGAACAAGGGGACGGCTCAGCGGAGCCGAAGGGCAGCGCAGGTCGCGCAGATTGTTTGGTTTATCAGCGAACTTCAATCAAACGGCTTGCCATTGTTGGCACAGGTCCCGGCTCAGCCGAGTGGATGTCTCCTCAAGTTAAAGAAGTGCTGCGATCGGCGACTGATTGGATCGGTTATCAAACCTATTTGAACTTGGTCGAACCGCTCCGCACAGCACAGCGCCTTCATGTCTTTGATAACCGTGAAGAGCTAGAGCGAGCAGCACTGGCGCTAGATTTGGCAGCAGAGGGGCGATCGGTTGTGATGGTGTCATCCGGCGATCCGGGCATTTATGCAATGGCGGCAGCAGTGTTTGAGGTTCTAGAGCGCGACCAGAAACCGGACTGGAGCGCGATCGACCTTCAAGTTTGCCCCGGAATTTCGGCGATGCAAGCGGCAGCCGCTCAAGTGGGCGCACCGTTGGGACATGATTTCTGTGCGATTTCGCTCTCAGACATTCTCAAACCTTGGGAAACGATCGCTGATCGCATCGCTGCCGCCGCTCAAGCAGACTTTGCGATCGCCTTTTACAATCCCGTTTCTAAAACGCGTACTTGGCAGCTTGAGAAAGCAAAAGCTTTATTGCTGAACTCTCGATCGCCTGATACTCCGATAGTTCTTGCTCGAAATCTCGGTAGACCCGGACAACAAACTCAGGTAAAAAAACTGGGAGATTTAGCGATCGACGATGCCGATATGAGAACCGTGATTTTGATTGGATCAAGCAAGACGCGAGTGATCGATCGTGCAGACGGCGGCGTTTGGGTCTATACTCCACGTCGTTATGATTGA
- a CDS encoding precorrin-2 C(20)-methyltransferase: protein MTGRLYGIGIGPGDPELLTMKAFRVLRSSSVVAYPMSDSGRKLARSIVAEYLRPEQIEVPMYFPFKLEESAQPYYDKAAETLAEHLEAGRDVAVLCEGDPFFFGSFMYLYNRLSDRFQTEVIPGVSCVMASPAILGTPLTYRNDVFMVVSAILPEEELASRLSVADAAAIIKLGKHFNKVVSVLKQLGLYDRAKYIERATMPDQRVVPIDQMNPAEVPYFSMIVIPSQWQP from the coding sequence ATGACAGGTCGGCTTTATGGCATTGGCATTGGCCCTGGAGATCCAGAACTACTGACAATGAAAGCGTTTCGGGTGCTGCGATCGTCCTCAGTCGTGGCTTACCCGATGTCAGATAGTGGGCGCAAATTGGCACGATCGATCGTGGCGGAATATCTCCGACCCGAACAAATCGAAGTGCCGATGTATTTTCCGTTTAAGCTCGAAGAATCAGCACAGCCTTACTACGATAAAGCCGCAGAAACGCTGGCAGAACATCTAGAAGCAGGGCGTGATGTGGCGGTTCTGTGTGAAGGTGATCCATTCTTTTTTGGATCGTTTATGTATCTGTACAATCGCTTGTCCGATCGATTTCAAACTGAGGTGATTCCGGGTGTGTCTTGTGTGATGGCAAGCCCAGCGATTTTAGGAACGCCTTTAACTTACCGCAATGATGTGTTTATGGTGGTCTCTGCCATTCTTCCTGAAGAAGAGTTAGCATCGCGGTTATCAGTCGCTGATGCTGCTGCAATCATCAAACTGGGTAAGCACTTCAATAAAGTTGTCAGTGTGCTGAAACAGTTGGGACTGTACGATCGTGCCAAATACATTGAACGTGCAACCATGCCCGATCAGCGCGTTGTGCCGATTGATCAAATGAATCCGGCTGAAGTTCCTTATTTCTCAATGATTGTAATTCCGAGTCAATGGCAGCCTTAA
- a CDS encoding precorrin-8X methylmutase, giving the protein MIDYIRNGDDIYRKSFAIIRAEARLDRLPADLAHVAVRLIHACGMTDLAEDIEASPDAVEVGRSALALGAPILCDAQMVANGVTRKRLPVDNQVVCTLNDSMVPELARSINNTRSAAALELWKPILGGAVVAIGNAPTALFRLLELLDEGAPKPALILGFPVGFVGAAESKAELAANSRGVPFITLHGRRGGSAIAAAAVNALAKQEEI; this is encoded by the coding sequence ATGATTGATTACATTCGTAACGGTGACGATATCTACCGCAAATCCTTTGCCATTATTCGCGCAGAAGCTCGACTCGATCGCTTACCTGCTGATCTGGCTCATGTCGCAGTCCGGTTAATTCATGCTTGCGGGATGACTGATTTGGCTGAAGATATCGAGGCTTCTCCGGATGCAGTGGAAGTGGGGCGATCGGCGCTTGCGCTCGGTGCTCCGATTCTGTGTGATGCTCAGATGGTGGCAAATGGCGTGACCCGCAAACGCTTACCTGTAGATAATCAGGTAGTCTGTACGCTCAATGATTCGATGGTTCCAGAACTTGCACGATCGATTAACAACACGCGATCGGCTGCCGCTTTGGAACTTTGGAAACCCATATTGGGTGGAGCAGTCGTAGCGATCGGCAATGCTCCGACAGCGTTGTTTCGGTTGCTGGAGTTGTTAGACGAAGGTGCGCCAAAGCCCGCGCTGATTTTAGGGTTTCCGGTGGGATTTGTCGGGGCCGCAGAGTCAAAGGCGGAACTTGCGGCAAATAGTCGGGGTGTCCCGTTTATCACGCTGCACGGGCGGCGGGGTGGAAGCGCGATCGCAGCGGCAGCGGTAAATGCTTTAGCAAAACAAGAGGAGATATAA
- the cobG gene encoding precorrin-3B synthase — protein sequence MSWLAASNPCPGLFYGTAAQDGTLIRIRVPGGCISRDQAIAIVEIADRWQTSRVQVTNRANLQFRALRSIPSPEVFSTLQSVGLASQNPHLDHLRNIMASPTAGIDPAELIDVRSLVQAIDTDLQNTPELIGLPPKFSIGIDGGGAIGIGARSKSAWQHRYNEIQLSAVTDDRFKLTLGSNRRFYETGVLIKKSDCVAAISALTQPYLAYVQQSQSQKKPRLRDLLKDWGIESYLERVPFQFEHDSDASISPARTRSAAELTQYLGIQPQRQPGRAYIGIALKLGWMTIAQLRGLIQLAETYGSGELRLTPWQSILLPDVAIDQTATVLDAIAALELSTDLINSTVVACAGKPGCAASETHTQAHALTLIDQLNHPVNIHVTGCPKRCAQPSPAEFTLLGTTVQGSEAYALFAGDRPLSDRPILASELSTIVELINTLHD from the coding sequence ATGAGTTGGTTGGCTGCATCAAATCCCTGTCCAGGCTTGTTTTATGGCACCGCTGCTCAAGACGGAACGTTGATTCGGATTCGCGTTCCGGGCGGTTGTATAAGTCGTGATCAAGCAATTGCGATCGTCGAAATTGCCGATCGCTGGCAGACTTCCAGGGTTCAAGTGACGAACCGCGCGAATCTTCAGTTTCGAGCGCTGCGATCGATTCCAAGTCCCGAAGTGTTTAGCACGCTGCAATCGGTCGGACTTGCATCTCAGAATCCACACCTGGATCACCTCAGAAATATCATGGCAAGCCCAACGGCAGGAATTGATCCAGCAGAGTTAATCGATGTGCGATCGCTAGTTCAGGCAATTGATACTGATCTTCAGAACACGCCCGAATTGATCGGACTGCCGCCTAAATTTAGTATTGGAATTGATGGTGGTGGAGCGATCGGGATTGGGGCGAGATCCAAATCAGCTTGGCAGCATCGGTACAATGAAATTCAACTTTCAGCCGTGACAGACGATCGATTTAAGTTGACGCTGGGGAGCAATCGGCGATTCTATGAGACAGGTGTGCTAATCAAAAAGTCAGATTGTGTGGCAGCAATCTCAGCGCTGACGCAACCGTATCTCGCTTATGTGCAGCAGTCCCAAAGTCAGAAAAAGCCGCGTCTGCGTGATTTATTAAAAGATTGGGGGATTGAATCGTATCTTGAGCGCGTTCCGTTTCAGTTTGAGCATGATTCAGATGCTTCGATTTCGCCTGCTCGAACACGAAGTGCAGCAGAGCTAACGCAGTATTTAGGCATTCAACCGCAGCGCCAACCCGGACGGGCTTATATTGGAATTGCGCTCAAACTGGGATGGATGACGATCGCTCAGCTTCGAGGCTTGATTCAACTGGCGGAAACTTACGGTTCTGGAGAATTGCGGCTCACCCCCTGGCAGTCTATTTTGCTTCCCGACGTGGCGATCGACCAGACAGCAACGGTGCTCGACGCGATCGCAGCGCTTGAGCTTTCCACCGATTTGATCAATTCTACAGTGGTTGCCTGTGCTGGAAAACCAGGCTGTGCAGCCTCAGAAACTCACACTCAAGCCCACGCATTAACCTTGATCGACCAATTAAACCATCCTGTTAACATTCATGTTACTGGCTGCCCAAAACGATGCGCTCAACCCAGCCCCGCAGAATTTACTCTGCTGGGAACAACTGTGCAAGGCTCTGAAGCTTATGCTTTGTTTGCAGGCGATCGACCCCTCAGCGATCGTCCGATTCTCGCAAGTGAACTTTCGACGATCGTAGAGTTAATTAACACGCTACATGATTGA